Below is a window of Camelina sativa cultivar DH55 chromosome 11, Cs, whole genome shotgun sequence DNA.
CCATGCCGTCGATTTGTAACTTCTAGTAAAGATGGGGATGCAAGGATTTGGGATATTACACtgaaaaaatctataatttGTCTCAGTGGACACACGCTTGCTGTGACTTGTGTCAAATGGGGTGGAGATGGAATTATATATACAGGGTATGTTACTAATATGTGAAATGTTTCGTATTGTCTTTCTTAAGCTCTGGTGTCTAATATGTGTTGAATAACATTTCATTGTAGTTTATAGTCAATAGCTTAGATCATTTCATTGTCGGTCATGGGTAAATCTTATATCTGATAACTTGATAATGAAATGAACTTAATTTGCAGTCTCTTTATCTTGTTAATCATTTAGTACTTGCCCCCATGTTTAAGTCTATGATCACTTCTTCTTAGTTACATAACATTATCTTTTTCTCTTGCATTGTATTTAAATATCTGTTTTGTGTTTGGCAGTTCCCAAGATTGCACGATAAAGATGTGGGAGACTACTCAGGGGAAGCTCATTCGTGAATTGAAGGTATAGTTTTAGCCACATTATCTTTCCTTTGCACTAGTATCAGACACATTCCCCATCCTTCTTGTATCTTGAGAGATCGTATGCTGATAAATTGCTCTATGTGTTTGATGTTCTGAATGTATGTTTCGTAGCTTGTACAGATTCACCAAGTATCACTTTTAACCAACTCAATTTTCACTGTTACTTCAGGGGCATGGGCATTGGATTAACTCCCTAGCATTGAGCACAGAATATGTTCTCCGAACAGGAGCTTTTGACCACACTGGACGACAATACCCTCcaaatgaagaaaaacaaaaggtaagCTTATCACTCCATTCCACACACTTGAGATCAGTTTCGTCCTTTTACCCTGATTTTCATCTTTCCCTTTGCAAACTGCTGGCTTCTTTTTATTATAGGCACTCCAAAGATACAACCAAGCAAAAGGGGATGCCCCTGAAAGATTAGTGTCTGGATCTGATGATTTTACAATGTTCCTCTGGGAACCTTCTGTTAGCAAACAATCTAAAAAGCGTTTGACTGGTCATCAACAGGTACTTTCTTGAAAACTTCATTCTTTTTGCCGAGGTTTTTGGTTCTCTTTCTGATTGTTTACGTATAATTGTGGTCAACAACAGCTTGTAAATCATGTCTATTTCTCACCTGATGGAAAATGGATTGCAAGTGCATCGTTCGATAAATCAGTTAGGTTATGGAATGGTGTTACAGGACAATTCGTTACAGCTTTCCGGGGCCATGTTGGACCTGTTTATCAGGTCAGCTGGTCCGCAGACAGTAGATTGCTTTTGAGTGGCAGTAAAGACTCTACTCTCAAGGTAAAAAACTTGCTTTTATATAATGATGTAACTCATGAAATGTCATTCCTACTCTTTACTGGAGATATTCCTCAGTTTCTAAATAAGAAAGTTTGGTACTGTCACAGATATGGGAAATTAGGacgaaaaagttaaaacaagaTCTTCCTGGCCATTCCGATGAGGTATAAACACCTTCCAAGCTTAATTTTTTTACCCATGTCAATCTCTGTCTTCTCATACTGTTGCAACCCTTTGCGTTTTCTTGGTTGGTCAAAGGTTTACGCTGTGGATTGGAGTCCAGATGGTGAGAAAGTAGTTTCTGGTGGTAAAGATAGAGTTTTGAAGCTATGGCAGGGTTAAGATTGAAGAGCATCGTggagctttttgtttttctcagcCAAATTATTTAGCTCTTTCAACTTGTTTGGCTTCTGCTTTTTAATGCTTCTCTATGGGCTTTTTGATCTTAtgcttagtaaaaaaaattaaaaaactatttgtTCTTCCCTCAAGTTGTTACTTTTATATGAAGCCTTTTTACATTGGCTATTACATGAATTCATACACATAGAGGTATTGTGGTTATATAACGAAACAAGATTAGCCTCTAACAATTcagtgatatatataaataaggtCTTGAAGATCAAACCGTAAAAATAATCCAAGgacaaaaaattggtttttcGCTGACTCTAATTGGACGAGCTCTGACTTCTGGGTCAAACATTATTAAAATGACGGTCAGAATGAGAAATCTCTCAACACACATTATTAATTTTGGACCATTTAACCATgaattagttatatatagagtatataGACATGACATaatcataacaacaaaaaaaaagttacttggGGTTGATCTTGTATCGCTGTCATTTGCcaaaccaatgaaaaaattgaGGGGCGGGGCTNATAATGATGTAACTCATGAAATGTCATTCCTACTCTTTACTGGAGATATTCCTCAGTTTCTAAATCAGAAAGTTTGGTACTGTCACAGATATGGGAAATTAGGacgaaaaagttaaaacaagaTCTTCCTGGCCATTCCGATGAGGTATAAACACCTTCCAAGCTTAATTTTTTTACCCATGTCAATCTCTGTCTTCTCATACTGTTGCAACCCTTTGCGTTTTCTTGGTTGGTCAAAGGTTTACGCTGTGGATTGGAGTCCAGATGGTGAGAAAGTAGTTTCTGGTGGTAAAGATAGAGTTTTGAAGCTATGGCAGGGTTAAGATTGAAGAGCATCGTggagctttttgtttttctcagcCAAATTATTTAGCTCTTTCAACTTGTTTGGCTTCTGCTTTTTAATGCTTCTCTATGGGCTTTTTGATCTTAtgcttagtaaaaaaaattaaaaaactatttgtTCTTCCCTCAAGTTGTTACTTTTATATGAAGCCTTTTTACATTGGCTATTACATGAATTCATACACATAGAGGTATTGTGGTTATATAACGAAACAAGATTAGCCTCTAACAATTcagtgatatatataaataaggtCTTGAAGATCAAACCGTAAAAATAATCCAAGgacaaaaaattggtttttcGCTGACTCTAATTGGACGAGCTCTGACTTCTGGGTCAAACATTATTAAAATGACGGTCAGAATGAGAAATCTCTCAACACACATTATTAATTTTGGACCATTTAACCATgaattagttatatatagagtatataGACATGACATaatcataacaacaaaaaaaaagttacttggGGTTGATCTTGTATCGCTGTCATTTGCcaaaccaatgaaaaaattgaGGGGCGGGGCTAGGTTTTCAGAAACGATCCTTGGCTCAGTCTCCTAATGAAACCAACCAAAcccacaaaaaccaaaacgtgGTCATGGAAGATTTCACGATCAGTACCAAGTGATAGTGACCATCACATCATTTTATTCttatctctccctctctctaatGGCCCCTCTTTGTAAGGACCAAAAGCTTTAGTCGGTTCTCTCTATCATCCCATCACCTCTAccgaaagaagaaagagatatcAGAGAATTCTTCCTATAGAGACAACCAAATTGATTCATGGAATGAGTTTTGGAATTTGATCAtcaaaagctctctctctctctctctatctttggCTTTGTTTCGCCTTTTAGACATAAACCAAACTATTAAAATCAATATAGTCTAAAAGAGAAGTGAAAGGAACTGTAACCATTAACCAAACATCTCTCTCATTTCATTCCCTTTGGATGTCTTTTCTTTAggacaaaaactaaaataaaataaagatgatacaTCAAATATGAAATACATTATAGTGGATGTGGtccaaaaataataagatttcattttttatttatgtccTATCATATATGATCATACAACCTTATTGCCTAATTAAAACCACATATTTTCCATGTCTCCAACATTaggttcttttttgttttctaagttcgatatttatttttataaacaaaccaATGTGAATATAGTGAGGATGTTAGGGTTtgattccttgtttttttttcctttttttctagaAGCATATAtccctctttttctctcttgtcttttggtattttttgagagaaaaaaaaggaaaggtaTATAAATTATGTGTACTGAAGCCATATTCTTTTTGGTAATCATGAATGAGAGAAACCTTTTGTGCTCGTAAAGGGTTATATTCTCGATAGTTTGTTGCAAAATGAATAACTAATGGAATATTATTTTGGTACTATaccttctctttattttaataAAGCCACATGCTTCAATATTGTCCAAGAATTTTTTGATTCCGACCCCTTGATGGGAAAAGACTAATGTTATATGTGTTATGATCGtaattatctcttcttcttttcttcttcttcttcttctaaacttTTCAAATTACACGAATTTAACAGCTTTTATTTTCGAAATATTGTTACCTTATCTTTTAgttatctttaaaattattgtcATTATAGTAGCAAACATAATAGGGTGTGTACTCTTAGTGTAGACAGTGAATGTTATGATTATAGTGGGGATTAATGTAGTCATGTCTCGTAATAAGAATGATGCCTTTTtgcttcaactttttatataagaaggTTGGGGTCATCTTTTCTGCAATTTGTCTATTTGGCCACCTTCCACTCTTGGATGTGCAAATTATAATTGCACCCTACAAAATGGTCACGTGACATGCGTTAGACGCACGTGTTCCCTGACACACGAACCCTATTGACTtgtgattctttttattttctaaaaaatggTGAATGTTTGAGCTTTATGTAAAATGATTGGCAGCTTCTTATACTGATCTAACTTTTATGGTAAAATGATTGGCAATTTTGCAAGCTCAGATTTTATGttaaaccaaaacttttatGGTAATTTGGTCAAAGTGGAATGACGCTTTCATGTTTTACACAATTTGGGATCAGAATTGATCGGATTCATTAAAAAAGCAATTGCTAAAATATGCATGTTCTGTTCGTGTGTTTTTTCAAGGGAGGATAGAGGAGGAAGTAAGACAAGAAAGTCCCTTTTACGTTTTCTTATTGTTCGAAACTTCGAATTATTTTAAGGAATCAACATGAAtccatataaaacaaaactttgtaagtcatatatataaattataaaaatggactaattaattaagaagataATATTGGTAGTGATTGGGACTATATATATTGGAGAGGATTACTTCAGCTACGCATCTATAGTTGGAAACAAACAACATATTAATAGTCAGCAAAATTTGGGAGAAATTACGAAAGCAAGAGTGTTTAATTATGACCAACAAGAGTGAGAAAGGACTTGATCCAACTCGAGTCGTTGACTTTCTAAACATAGTCAGATGATGAAACAAACCTGTTTCCCACTCAAATGACCAACACATGCATGTTTCAGCCTTCCATTGGCATTGGAGTACAAGAAGTGGGGAGCATGTGACGTAAGACGGTCCTGCCTTCACCTGATTACACCACAAATCAAATTACATGATACAACGTAACCGAGTTGATTTGAAACCATTAACAAACGgatatttgaaattaattaaatccaTTTTGTTATGAATAGGATATTCAAATTAATGTGGAAAACATAGAACctcttttaggtttttttttttttttttaatatgttaaagtATATgtgttgaaaatttgaaatgtatAGCACATGCATAGCCACATAAtttgtcaatgttttttttttttctacaacaaaaaattagtttatatgAACCAATAGGATGAAGAAGTCAATTTTAATATCTTTGAAGTATGTCAACGACTCAACgttaaaaatcagaaattagaGACAAAGGTAGAAGAtggtttgtcaaaaaaaaaaaaaaggtagaagaCGAAGATCAAAGTTCTTTTACGATTTCTTACTTGATTCGTTTCGTTGACGACTcgtttacattgtttttaagaaaacaagatctattaaattaaaactcATCACGTATAATTTTCTAAATCACTCTTGGATTATAATCACGTATAAATCACTTACCCAAGACCGAGAGTTTACCCTAATCATTaccttgtgttttttttttttttggggcaaatcATTACCTTGTGTAAGCTTCACTATTTTCCCATACGTTTCGTTAACTCGTTACATTGTTTTcactaaaataacaaaactagtTCAACTTTTCATGGAGAACAAAAATGAACGATGGAACAAAGATAAAGCTTGAGCAATCTAAACACGATGTCAAATCCTAGAATTTTCGTACCATGTTAAAATTGTGTAGTAAGAACttgatatattaataataagtGAACGTTTCTTATACATGCAATTAAGCGGCAGTAGACACGTAAGTCTATTAAGAAACTCTAACCAACACCACATAGCCCCAAGAAGAATATAGTCCAAACACACCAACAAATAGATCAAATTGTTATATTCAATTTGATGAGAAAGATGGCTTACAACACATATTTAGATGAACGAGCTTCCAGTTTAAGATCAACTTGCAAATAAGTAGagtgatttatgttttttttgttttttttataactcaaaaGTGATTCTAAAGGCTTTCTAAGCCCAAAGACTAATCTCTTGTGACCGAAAGAAACCATATTAAATTTCAAACCCCCATAACCAATGCTACTTGAACCCAAATGGCGGGATTTTTCTCCCTTTACCACTGGACCAAGGCGATTTGGTTTAGtgatttatgttttgtataCTACGTAAACTaagtaatatattaaaattttgatgtgGAACTTTTTTAGTATAATGATCTTTTAGTTCATTTAATCTGAGAACAGTTTAAGTTCACATCAGTTTGGTGCATTGTGATGTGTTGTTATAAGTGTTCCATATAATTAACAAGTTTTCCATATATTCAACAATATTCTTATAAAGTGTTCaagttgtttataaaaaaaggttCAAATGGATGATAAATAaagcatataagaaaaaaaaatatctctttaagaaaagaaaagttccaacagcccaaaaaaaaaagaaaaaaaaaaagagcaaggAATTGATGAAATTCCGAGTGATATTAATTCCAAATCTCAACTCAAAACATTTTAGGAAAGTCTAAATGATATTTTTAGGAATTAGAAACGAATCCATCCCATGTTGTCGTTTACCTCACGTGTCATGTAATGGACCCATCCCTCCTCATTTTATTGGTCTTTTTTAGTCGATTCCATAAATATCGATCTATCAAACCATAA
It encodes the following:
- the LOC104725794 gene encoding notchless protein homolog, whose protein sequence is MTMDTVDAGMGKTVMCLLTDPEGTNLGSAMYIPQNAGPLQLTHLVNNFLNNEEMLPYSFYVSDEELLVPVGTYLEKNKVSVEKVLTIVYQQQAVFRIRPVNRCSQTIAGHEEAVLCVSFSPDGKQLASGSGDTTVRLWDLYTETPLFTCKGHKNWVLTVAWSPDGKHLVSGSKSGEICCWNPKKGELEGSPLTGHKKWITGISWEPVHLSSPCRRFVTSSKDGDARIWDITLKKSIICLSGHTLAVTCVKWGGDGIIYTGSQDCTIKMWETTQGKLIRELKGHGHWINSLALSTEYVLRTGAFDHTGRQYPPNEEKQKALQRYNQAKGDAPERLVSGSDDFTMFLWEPSVSKQSKKRLTGHQQLVNHVYFSPDGKWIASASFDKSVRLWNGVTGQFVTAFRGHVGPVYQVSWSADSRLLLSGSKDSTLKIWEIRTKKLKQDLPGHSDEVYAVDWSPDGEKVVSGGKDRVLKLWQG